The genomic stretch AAGTCCGATGTGGAAGGAATTTACGATCCTCCCTACTATGAGTGGTTCCAAGCCAACGAGGTTTTACATCTTTCCCGTATActattgtttcttctttttcgcAGTGAAAACAGAGTACGTTTTAGTAACTTACAAaggttgttttgttttaggattATACCGAGTATACGAATTTTGAAGAATGTCTTGCATACATGGAAGATTACATGTTAAAGCATGGTCCTTTTGACGGTGTACTGGGCTTCTCCATGGTGCGATTCCTGATAACAAATTTCTTACCTTTCACTATGATTTTACCATCTCTAATTTGTTTATTGTTGTTAAACTGATAAATGGATTTCAGGGAGGAATGTTAGCAGCTTTATTGCCGGGAATGCAAGAAGAGGTAGAAGAAACTTTTATGTTCAATTTCTTTAAGGCATCCTTTTGGTAgcattttcttatgtttttattaatgttttctACCAATTAAGTCTTTGTGATGAGGAGTAGGAGAATTAATAAGGGTAACTAAAGTGAAACAATGGTGTGTGAATTGTAGGGTGTGGCTCTTACTAAGGTACCGAAGATAAAGTTTCTGATAATAATATCAGGGGCTAAGTTTGGAGGATCCAAGTATGGGGCGCCTAAGCTGGCTGCTAACGCTCTTTCATCTCCCATCAAGTGCCCATCTCTCCACTTCATAGGTAATTTGAAGTTTCATAATGCCCTCtgcatattttattatatacaCCTTTGCTGCTGCAAGAACTCCATGATTTTATCTCCTAATTCTCTGCCAAAGATTTTTGAGAATATTGGCCAATGGggaacaggaaaaaaaaaaaacccaatttggGATATTACCTATTGGCCATAACAATGAGGGATAATGAAGTGTAGCTGGTGAGCATATGCAAATGAGCCTTAATTAATCTTTCCCAATTATATGTGGGTTTAGATAATTCATCCACGAAATAtctcattttttgttatttgtctCTTGTACTGTAGGGGAGAAAGACTTCAATAAGGAAGATGGGACTGTTCTACTGGAATCATTCGTGGACCCTGTTGTAATTCATCACACCAAGGGTCACACTATTCCTAAACTTGGTTAGTAGTATTACTCAATTTCTGCCACATGCATACCCTCCACATTTTGATTTTGCCTAATATGTAAGGATGCCGGGTTACTTCATCTAATAGATTCTCCAAATCTCACTTAGGCTccatttacttcgacgtaaaatagttttcagaaaatgattgttgtattttacggtgtttacttcgacgtaaaatagtggtcaacagaaaatattttccgtttgaccgaaaattcttctttaattttcgggaaatggtttacggttttcaaaaccgtaaaccattttccaactATGAGCATCttattcttaaatcgatggaccttgccaTGACCCGCTCAGAACCTCGCCGGGACTTGAtcggacccgcccgggacttgcacgggacccgcccgggacctgaccggaaCTTGACCAGGgctcgcccgggacttgcccgagacttgactagACCTGCCgaagacccgcccaggacttgcccggttgggttccggtcaagtcccgagcaggtcccaggcaggtcccggtcaagtctcggttAGGTACCGggcgggtcccaggcaagtcccggtcaggtcccacCGGTGTCTCGGACAAGTCCCGGTTAAGTTCCGGCggagtcccgggcaggtccctgCGGGGTCTTGAACAAATCCCGTGCAAGTCTAGGTGgagaccttattggaaaaaaaatatataaaaaaagatattaaaaaaaaaattattttccatgtgcaagtaaacaccgtaaaatgctttcgacggaaaatatttGCAGAGAAAATGgctttcctaaaaatattttacgaaggaaatcattttacgttgaagtaaaCGGAGCTTTAGTTTGATAGGTGTTTGGATTAGCCTAAGCCGACAGAGCCCAAGCTATCTGAACACTTATCAGAGCAGGTGAAGCTCGGACAAGCTCTCACACGAGACTACCCATTGCAATGCAATAAGGCAGCCTCATTGTCCGCTCTCTAAATCCTTCAATATAATGACCTGTGGATATGATTTCAAGAATGAAAAATGAAGATCTAATActagatttgtttttttgtgcagATGATAAGGCCGAGGAAACATTGCTAAAGttcattgagaagattcaagcGGTGCCGGGACACGAAGAATAGATCTGCTTAGCTGGGAAGGCTGCTTTATTGCCTAGGATTCTCATGAAGCATATTCGTAttcttcttcttaaaattgtATAATACTCTGTGCCGTCAATGGTCAACAATGGTTAACTCTAATAAACAAAGATATTCGTTACTTGTTAGCTTTACATTTGAGTTGCAGAGGATCTCTGTTTTTTCTCTTGATATCAAATTCTCGCAATTCTATTTAGTTGCCTTCTTCCGTTCTTTGTACATAGAATGAAAAAGGTTGTATAGACTCCTTGACGCAACACAACAGAAGAACAACATAAATGAATTACatctcaaaaagagaaaacacaCTCTTAATAAATTTAGTTAAGttaaaagataatatatataaaagagataaaagataaagaagaaaacgaaggataaaatattaaagattCCCAATACAACTCTTCTACGGACTTCGTGAAAGACCCCGGTTGTCGCTAGCGTTAATCAGCTTCATGTAGAACGCTATAACCATTAATAGACTTCAACCCATAGATGATTTCAATCATCAACGTTCAGAGGAATTCAACCCAATGTACACCAAATGCTCAAAGGACTTCACTCAAAAGACAACTTCAACCACAATCGTAACCGaaacaatcacaaaaaaaaaaaaaaaaaaaaaactaacgaCCATGTGGCAGATAATCATAACTATTGATCATGTGATGTCTTCTGAGTTGGTCAAATTTCTGCATCACTCCCTGTTCTTCCTTATACTCATGACTCCAAATAGACTAATTGATATGACATGATTAGACCTAAATCTACTTAATTAAACTTTTGAGACCAAATTGTAAAAGGATATTAAAACTCGAAGTGACAATTGACTGGTAGGTAATGTGTTATGGTGGGTTCTAATTTGGAGTATGGGCATAAGATTGGGCCAGCCTagcatgaaataaatttaaaagcttAACCTTTTGTATTTCATCAATTCTTGAGCAGCTTTTGATGTATTGATTAGGAAGGTGAACATGGACAGTGAAGCGTATCGgattgttttaacttttaatattGGTGGAGCACAACGTAAAGTTTTAAGCGATAATTTGGCCACCCCCTGGCgagccattgggggtggcttgagccaCCCCTATCTTGCAAAAagggcttgggggtggctcggccaccccctttggggcaaggggtggcttcagccaccctaGACcagccggttgggggtggctccatggcctttgggggtggatcggccaccctcAAAGGCCAAACCCATTTTATCATGGCCTTTGGGgttggatcggccacccccaagggccaaacccattttatcatggcctttgggggtgggcgatccacccccaagggccaaacccattttatcttaaaatgggtttggcccttaggggtggccgatcATCGCTTGGcctttggggtggcttcggccacccccatgagccggttgggggtggtagaagccacccccaaccggccgtCGCCACCTCCATGTCACAAtatgtggtggccggccaccccttgtGGCCAacatggggtggccagccatcttttttttcgtttatatttgtttttaaatttttattattttattatttatttatttttaaaagtaaaataataaattaatattatttttttaatgagtcaCGTGGCGGGTTGATGGCCTTAGGATTTCTCTTTAGAAATTATAGCTATCAACTGAATCATTTCCGATCCATTTTGAACTGAAGAGGATCCTTGTCCCAATAGGTCCTCCTCGTTTAAAGCAGCTGGTCAAGGtttaatgcttttttaaagTAGCAGGTGTGCTGTCAATTTTCAAATCAAGGATTCGTTTGTTTTATTGAATGTGGCGTAGGCTTATCTATATGTTGTGATCTACGCCATCAAAACCATTTCTTCACTCTACCCTTCAACTACTTCCATCAACAGCGCTGTGTTTCACTTTTGAGCATTCCTTCACTCACATTCAAGAAATGGCAGAATGACTTCTCTTAGGCACTGTTGATCGAATCATTGAGAGTTTGGGCTCACCGGCTGTCAAAGAGATCGGACTGCTCTGGGGTGTCGAAGATGAGCTTCTAAGGCTGATGAACACCGTTTCAACAATCAAAGCTGTGCTTCTGGATGCTGAGCATAAACAGGCTAACAACCCTATACTTAGAATTTGGCTCGAAACGCTAGATGATTCCTTTTATGATGCGGATGACTTGCTGGATGCTATTTCCACGGATGCTCTACAAAGGGAAATATTGACCCGTGATAAGAAGGCAAAAAAGGTAcgcattttcttttccaaatcaaaCCAACTTATCTCTCGTTTTAAAGTGGCCCATAAGATTAAGGCCAAGATTAAGGCCATCAGAAAGAGGTTAGATGAAATCTACTACGAAGGGCAGAGGTTCAACTTGGATGTACGCAAGGATGAAGAGACACGAGTCAGTAACAGTTGGAGGGATAGTGACGTTATTTCGTTTGTACATCCGACAACAGTTATTGGTCGAGAGGATGATAAGAAGGCTGTTATAGACCTTCTGATGAACTCCAACGTTGAAGACAATGTTTTAATCCTTCCAATTGTTGGCATCGGTGTATTGGGAAAGACTATACTCGCTAAATTCGTATACAATGATCACCAAATCGTTGAACATTTTGAGCTCAGAATGTGGGTGTATGTCTCTTATTCCTTCCATGTTACAAATATTGTTAAAGTAATCTTAGAATCTGCCACATACACGATACAACCGGCTGTTGAAATGAATACACTGGTAGGTCAACTTAAGGAAATAATCGGTGGAAAGAAATACTTCCTCGTGTTGGATGATGTGTGGAATGAGGATCATGAAAAATGGTCTGAATTGAAAGAAGTGCTGATGGGTGGTGCAAGGGGCAGTAGAATATTAGTGACAACCCGCAGTGAAATCGTTGCAAGGACCATCCGCCAGGAAAGCGTTGCAGGGATTATTGGGACTGTTAAATCATATTCCTTGAAAGGTTTAGATGAAGATGCGTCATGGTATTTATTTAAGCAAAGGGCATTTAAGATAGGACAAGAGCCGGAGAATTCAATCATTGTCAGACTTGGGAAGGAGATCGTACAAAAGTGTTTAAGTGTCCCTCTGGTCATAAGTACAATTGCAGGTTTACTGTACTCCATAAATTCAGAAAAAGAGTTGTTGtttgtgaagaaaaatggaCTCTCAAGAATATCTCAGAATAAAAATGACATCTTACCAACTTTGAAGCTAAGTTATGATCATCTCCCTTCACATTTAAAGCACTGCTTTACTTATTGTAGTTTGTTTCTGAAGGATTACATGATTGATAAATCAACATTGATTAAGCTTTGGATAGCACAAGGGTTTGTCAAGCTATCGGATCAAAACCGATGCTTGGAAGATGTTTGTGAtgagtattttatggatttactATGGAGATCATTCTTTCAAGAACCTGTAATGGATGAGTTTGGTAACATAATTGGATGCAGAATACATAGCCTCATGCATGATCTTGCCATAACNNNNNNNNNNNNNNNNNNNNNNNNNNNNNNNNNNNNNNNNNNNNNNNNNNNNNNNNNNNNNNNNNNNNNNNNNNNNNNNNNNNNNNNNNNNNNNNNNNNNGGTACCGggcgggtcccaggcaagtcccggtcaggtcccacCGGTGTCTCGGACAAGTCCCGGTTAAGTTCCGGCggagtcccgggcaggtccctgCGGGGTCTTGAACAAATCCCGTGCAAGTCTAGGTGgagaccttattggaaaaaaaatatataaaaaaagatattaaaaaaaaattattttccatgtgcaagtaaacaccgtaaaatgctttcgacggaaaatattttcagggaaaatggctttcctaaaaatattttacgaaagaaatcattttacgttgaagtaaaCGGAACTTTAGTTTGATAGGTGTTTGGATTAGCCTAAGCCGACAGAGCCCAAGCTATCTGAACACTTATCAGAGCAGGTGAAGCTCGGACAAGCTCTCACACGAGACTACCCATTGCAATGCAATAAGGCAGCCTCATTGCCCGCTCTCTAAATCCTTCAATATAATGACCTGTGGATATGATTTCAAGAATGAAAAATGAAGATCTAATActagatttgtttttttgtgcagATGATAAGGCCGAGGAAACATTGCTCAAGttcattgagaagattcaagcGGTGCCGGGACACGAAGAATAGATCTGCTTAGCTGGGAAGGCTGCTTTATTGCCTAGGATTCTCATGAAGCATATTCGTAttcttcttcttaaaattgtATAATACTTTGTGCCGTCAATGGTCAACAATGGTTAACTCTAATAAACAAAGATATTCGTTACTTGTTAGCTTTACATTTGAGTTGCAGAGGATCTCTGTTTTTTCTCTTGATATCAAATTCTCGCAATTCTATTTAGTTGCCTTCTTCCGTTCTTTGTACATAGAATGAAAAAGGTTGTATAGACTCCTTGACGCAACACAACAGAAGAACAACATAAATGAATTACatctcaaaaagagaaaacacaCTCTTAATAAATTTAGTTAAGttaaaagataatatatataaaagagataaaagataaagaagaaaacgaaggataaaatattaaagattCCCAATACAACTCTTCTACGGACTTCGTGAAAGACCCCGGTTGTCGCTAGCGTTAATCAGCTTCATGTAGAACGCTATAACCATTAATAGACTTCAACCCATAGATGATTTCAATCATCAACGTTCAGAGGAATTCAACCCAATGTACACCAAATGCTCAAAGGACTTCACTCAAAAGACAACTTCAACCACAATCGTAACCGaaacaatcacaaaaaaaaaaaaaaaaaaaaaactaacgaCCATGTGGCAGATAATCATAACTATTGATCATGTGATGTCTTCTGAGTTGGTCAAATTTCTGCATCACTCCCTGTTCTTCCTTATACTCATGACTCCAAATAGACTAATTGATATGACATGATTAGACCTAAATCTACTTAATTAAACTTTTGAGACCAAATTGTAAAAGGATATTAAAACTCGAAGTGACAATTGACTGGTAGGTAATGTGTTATGGTGGGTTCTAATTTGGAGTATGGGCATAAGATTGGGCCAGCCTagcatgaaataaatttaaaagcttAACCTTTTGTATTTCATCAATTCTTGAGCAGCTTTTGATGTATTGATTAGGAAGGTGAACATGGACAGTGAAGCGTATCGgattgttttaacttttaatattGGTGGAGCACAACGTAAAGTTTTAAGCGATAATTTGGCCACCCCCTGGCgagccattgggggtggcttgagccaCCCCTATCTTGCAAAAagggcttgggggtggctcggccaccccctttggggcaaggggtggcttcagccaccctaGACcagccggttgggggtggctccatggcctttgggggtggatcggccaccctcaaaggccaaacccattttatcatggcctttgggggtgggcgatccacccccaagggccaaacccattttatcttaaaatgggtttggcccttaggggtggccgatcATCGCTTGGcctttggggtggcttcggccacccccatgagccggttgggggtggtagaagccacccccaaccggccgtCGCCACCTCCATGTCACAAtatgtggtggccggccaccccttgtGGCCAacatggggtggccagccatcttttttttcgtttatatttgtttttaaatttttattattttattatttatttatttttaaaagtaaaataataaattaatattatttttttaatgagtcaCGTGGCGGGTTGATGGCCTTAGGATTTCTCTTTAGAAATTATAGCTATCAACTGAATCATTTCCGATCCATTTTGAACTGAAGAGGATCCTTGTCCCAATAGGTCCTCCTCGTTTAAAGCAGCTGGTCAAGGtttaatgcttttttaaagTAGCAGGTGTGCTGTCAATTTTCAAATCAAGGATTCGTTTGTTTTATTGAATGTGGCGTAGGCTTATCTATATGTTGTGATCTACGCCATCAAAACCATTTCTTCACTCTACCCTTCAACTACTTCCATCAACAGCGCTGTGTTTCACTTTTGAGCATTCCTTCACTCACATTCAAGAAATGGCAGAATGACTTCTCTTAGGCACTGTTGATCGAATCATTGAGAGTTTGGGCTCACCGGCTGTCAAAGAGATCGGACTGCTCTGGGGTGTCGAAGATGAGCTTCTAAGGCTGATGAACACCGTTTCAACAATCAAAGCTGTGCTTCTGGATGCTGAGCATAAACAGGCTAACAACCCTATACTTAGAATTTGGCTCGAAACGCTAGATGATTCCTTTTATGATGCGGATGACTTGCTGGATGCTATTTCCACGGATGCTCTACAAAGGGAAATATTGACCCGTGATAAGAAGGCAAAAAAGGTAcgcattttcttttccaaatcaaaCCAACTTATCTCTCGTTTTAAAGTGGCCCATAAGATTAAGGCCAAGATTAAGGCCATCAGAAAGAGGTTAGATGAAATCTACTACGAAGGGCAGAGGTTCAACTTGGATGTACGCAAGGATGAAGAGACACGAGTCAGTAACAGTTGGAGGGATAGTGACGTTATTTCGTTTGTACATCCGACAACAGTTATTGGTCGAGAGGATGATAAGAAGGCTGTTATAGACCTTCTGATGAACTCCAACGTTGAAGACAATGTTTTAATCCTTCCAATTGTTGGCATCGGTGTATTGGGAAAGACTATACTCGCTAAATTCGTATACAATGATCACCAAATCGTTGAACATTTTGAGCTCAGAATGTGGGTGTATGTCTCTTATTCCTTCCATGTTACAAATATTGTTAAAGTAATCTTAGAATCTGCCACATACACGATACAACCGGCTGTTGAAATGAATACACTGGTAGGTCAACTTAAGGAAATAATCGGTGGAAAGAAATACTTCCTCGTGTTGGATGATGTGTGGAATGAGGATCATGAAAAATGGTCTGAATTGAAAGAAGTGCTGATGGGTGGTGCAAGGGGCAGTAGAATATTAGTGACAACCCGCAGTGAAATCGTTGCAAGGACCATCCGCCAGGAAAGCGTTGCAGGGATTATTGGGACTGTTAAATCATATTCCTTGAAAGGTTTAGATGAAGATGCGTCATGGTATTTATTTAAGCAAAGGGCATTTAAGATAGGACAAGAGCCGGAGAATTCAATCATTGTCAGACTTGGGAAGGAGATCGTACAAAAGTGTTTAAGTGTCCCTCTGGTCATAAGTACAATTGCAGGTTTACTGTACTCCATAAATTCAGAAAAAGAGTTGTTGtttgtgaagaaaaatggaCTCTCAAGAATATCTCAGAATAAAAATGACATCTTACCAACTTTGAAGCTAAGTTATGATCATCTCCCTTCACATTTAAAGCACTGCTTTACTTATTGTAGTTTGTTTCTGAAGGATTACATGATTGATAAATCAACATTGATTAAGCTTTGGATAGCACAAGGGTTTGTCAAGCTATCGGATCAAAACCGATGCTTGGAAGATGTTTGTGAtgagtattttatggatttactATGGAGATCATTCTTTCAAGAACCTGTAATGGATGAGTTTGGTAACATAATTGGATGCAGAATACATAGCCTCATGCATGATCTTGCCATAACAGTGGCAGGATCGTCGTTCATCACCACAATAGATGATAATTATAGAATCATTGATGCAAAAACTCGTCATGTATCATTTGGTTGTGATAGAAATATTTCATCTATGCTCCCAACTTTATTGGATAAAGCAAGTAGGGTTCGGACATTTTTTCAACTCGATGGTGATTGCATTGGGGCAGAGATTGATTATGGcacaattttttcaagtttcaattcCCTGCACGTGTTGGTTCTGCATACAAGCGATGTTGAGTCTGTGCCAATCTCTATTGGGAAGTTGAAGCGTTTAACCTATCTTGATCTTTCTAGACACTACAATATCAATAAGCTGCCTGATTCTATAACTATGTTACCAAATTTGCAAACATTAAGACTCTCCAACTGTGGGTCGCTCAAAGAATTGCCGAGAGACATTAAAAAACTGATCAATCTCAGGAATCTTGAGATCGATGAATGTTATGGTTTGACTTATATGCCACGTGGATTGGGGCAACTGACTAATCTTCAGAACTTATCAAGATTTGTGGTCAACTCCAGCCAGAGTGATAGCGGTGGGTTAGATGAACTAAGGAGACTAAATAACCTGAGAGGAAAGTTAGTGATTGAAAATCTGGAACATAATGGGAAAAGTGTTGCGGTAGAATATGAGGCTGCAAATCTAAAGGAGAAACATCGTCTTGATGCTTTGCATTTATGGTGGAGTAGTCAAGGAGATGTCATTGATTCGGGCGTTGCTAATGTTGAAGCGGAAGGCTTGCGACCACACACAAATCTGAAATATCTTCGTTTAGGGAAGTATCGGGGTTCAAGGCTTCCGAGTTGGTTTTTGTCACTCGAAAGTCTTGTTAGATTTGAATTATATTGGTGTAAGGAATGCCAATATTTGCCACCATTGAGTCAACTGCCTTCTCTCAAGTATCTTCTTCTTATAGGTTTGGATGCTATGGAGTACATATCAGATGGTGGTGCTAGCGATGAGAAAATACCGTTTCTCCCATTCCTAAAAGAAATCAGTCTCTCAGGTTGCCGTAATCTCAAGGGGTGGTGGAAAATGGATTCTTCTATGGAGGTCAATAGTGATAGTCATAATTCTGCTGAAATAACGGAGCATCGTTTACTCCTTTCATTTCCTCATCTTTCAACATTATCCATCTCATTTTGCCCCAAGTTGACTTCCATGCCAATGTTTCCACATGTTGAAGAAAAGTTGATCCTGTCCAATGCTAGCTCGAAGCCACTGCAACAGACTATGATGATGAATATGGCAGCACTGCAAAGCCCAACGTCAACAGCAACAACCTCCTCTTCATCCATTCCTCTCTCGAAATTGAAGTATATGGAACTGAATTCCATTGCAGATCTAGAAGCTCTGCCAGAGGAGTGGTTGCAGAACCTCACTTCTCTCGAGTT from Corylus avellana chromosome ca1, CavTom2PMs-1.0 encodes the following:
- the LOC132178451 gene encoding uncharacterized protein LOC132178451 → MENQTQRKPRILCLHGFRTSGEILKKLAGRLPQTVLEKLDLVFLDAPFPAEGKSDVEGIYDPPYYEWFQANEDYTEYTNFEECLAYMEDYMLKHGPFDGVLGFSMGGMLAALLPGMQEEGVALTKVPKIKFLIIISGAKFGGSKYGAPKLAANALSSPIKCPSLHFIGEKDFNKEDGTVLLESFVDPVVIHHTKGHTIPKLDDKAEETLLKFIEKIQAVPGHEE
- the LOC132171778 gene encoding putative disease resistance protein RGA3; this translates as MNTVSTIKAVLLDAEHKQANNPILRIWLETLDDSFYDADDLLDAISTDALQREILTRDKKAKKVRIFFSKSNQLISRFKVAHKIKAKIKAIRKRLDEIYYEGQRFNLDVRKDEETRVSNSWRDSDVISFVHPTTVIGREDDKKAVIDLLMNSNVEDNVLILPIVGIGVLGKTILAKFVYNDHQIVEHFELRMWVYVSYSFHVTNIVKVILESATYTIQPAVEMNTLVGQLKEIIGGKKYFLVLDDVWNEDHEKWSELKEVLMGGARGSRILVTTRSEIVARTIRQESVAGIIGTVKSYSLKGLDEDASWYLFKQRAFKIGQEPENSIIVRLGKEIVQKCLSVPLVISTIAGLLYSINSEKELLFVKKNGLSRISQNKNDILPTLKLSYDHLPSHLKHCFTYCSLFLKDYMIDKSTLIKLWIAQGFVKLSDQNRCLEDVCDEYFMDLLWRSFFQEPVMDEFDDKAEETLLKFIEKIQAVPGHEE
- the LOC132178284 gene encoding putative disease resistance protein RGA3 is translated as MNTVSTIKAVLLDAEHKQANNPILRIWLETLDDSFYDADDLLDAISTDALQREILTRDKKAKKVRIFFSKSNQLISRFKVAHKIKAKIKAIRKRLDEIYYEGQRFNLDVRKDEETRVSNSWRDSDVISFVHPTTVIGREDDKKAVIDLLMNSNVEDNVLILPIVGIGVLGKTILAKFVYNDHQIVEHFELRMWVYVSYSFHVTNIVKVILESATYTIQPAVEMNTLVGQLKEIIGGKKYFLVLDDVWNEDHEKWSELKEVLMGGARGSRILVTTRSEIVARTIRQESVAGIIGTVKSYSLKGLDEDASWYLFKQRAFKIGQEPENSIIVRLGKEIVQKCLSVPLVISTIAGLLYSINSEKELLFVKKNGLSRISQNKNDILPTLKLSYDHLPSHLKHCFTYCSLFLKDYMIDKSTLIKLWIAQGFVKLSDQNRCLEDVCDEYFMDLLWRSFFQEPVMDEFGNIIGCRIHSLMHDLAITVAGSSFITTIDDNYRIIDAKTRHVSFGCDRNISSMLPTLLDKASRVRTFFQLDGDCIGAEIDYGTIFSSFNSLHVLVLHTSDVESVPISIGKLKRLTYLDLSRHYNINKLPDSITMLPNLQTLRLSNCGSLKELPRDIKKLINLRNLEIDECYGLTYMPRGLGQLTNLQNLSRFVVNSSQSDSGGLDELRRLNNLRGKLVIENLEHNGKSVAVEYEAANLKEKHRLDALHLWWSSQGDVIDSGVANVEAEGLRPHTNLKYLRLGKYRGSRLPSWFLSLESLVRFELYWCKECQYLPPLSQLPSLKYLLLIGLDAMEYISDGGASDEKIPFLPFLKEISLSGCRNLKGWWKMDSSMEVNSDSHNSAEITEHRLLLSFPHLSTLSISFCPKLTSMPMFPHVEEKLILSNASSKPLQQTMMMNMAALQSPTSTATTSSSSIPLSKLKYMELNSIADLEALPEEWLQNLTSLEFLKIGSCSRLKSLPSERQHATTLQKIEISDCVSLTAIPEWIRNCNT